In Mus musculus strain C57BL/6J chromosome 14, GRCm38.p6 C57BL/6J, the following are encoded in one genomic region:
- the 1700123O20Rik gene encoding uncharacterized protein C14orf119 homolog, which translates to MSLESSSTSVPPCFPSVLPSVPDDIASSSPPPMSYITSQEMKCILYWFASWSGPQRERFLQDLVAKAVPGKLQPLLDALEQLSMSAANRPPCIFECQLRLWDQWFRGWAEQERNEFVRQLEVSEPDFVAKFYQAVAATAGKD; encoded by the coding sequence ATGTCACTGGAATCGTCTTCCACATCGGTGCCACCCTGCTTCCCTTCTGTGTTACCTTCAGTGCCTGATGACATTGCCAGCTCTTCCCCTCCTCCAATGTCTTACATCACTTCCCAGGAGATGAAGTGtattctttactggtttgccaGTTGGTCAGGTCCCCAGCGGGAACGTTTTCTACAGGACCTGGTCGCTAAGGCAGTGCCGGGAAAGCTACAGCCACTGCTGGATGCTCTGGAGCAGCTCAGTATGTCTGCAGCAAATCGACCACCATGTATCTTTGAGTGTCAGCTACGTCTTTGGGATCAGTGGTTTCGAGGTTGGGCTGAGCAGGAGCGCAATGAATTTGTCAGGCAGCTGGAGGTCAGTGAGCCAGATTTCGTGGCGAAGTTTTACCAAGCAGTGGCTGCTACTGCTGGTAAGGACTGA
- the Gm29776 gene encoding leishmanolysin-like peptidase 2 precursor, giving the protein MKMWRLLLLGVATGRCLHEETQKSVRLLRPPFSQMPTHFRSSILPLPGSHEPRPLRIQTYYSRAPVPGEAWDPEGETRALAAVTETTRRIQGILAVLPVQGPLLLSRDPAQYCHAVWGDPDTPNYQRCSILNPGYKGESCLGAKIPDAHLRGYSLWPEHGLPQLIQPDGPGVQNADFLLYVQVAHTSKCHKEPSVIAYAACCQLDSEDRPLAGTIVYCGQHLRSPTLSHDDIVMATLHELLHALGFSGQLFKMWRDCPSGLSARENCSTRKQVTRRDERGQLLLTTPAVSHSLAKHLGVPGTLQGAPLEEKGSLSSHWESRLLQGSIMTATFHGAQHTRLDPVTLAAFEDSGWYQVNHSAAEELLWGQGSGPDFGLVSTCRTGSSDFFCTGSGLGCHYLHLDKGSCDSDSTLEGCRIYKPLAKGSECWKEENGLHTRAENPHGEIYHRHSRCFLANLTSQVLSKHTSQPSTAPDLEDPTGCCYLHQCTHKGAYEVQVEGSPWIPCLPGKAVQIPGYDGLLYCPQGRLCLRDEGARAATSQPMSFTTQDLLSQLSLRLTGTPGHSLGKGQREELAEVVLQALVMRAGTSRCYFHSPTITTSLVFTVSMWKSPGCHGPSVAMLHRTLTLTLQMKPLQVHHGEAIFTTDYSKLWTSLDHNPSMTELLLSTGFCLLVLILVGALGTLAYQKRAMLQVAPSTT; this is encoded by the exons ATGAAGATGTGGCGGCTACTCCTCCTTGGGGTGGCCACAGGCAGATGTCTGCATGAGGAGACCCAGAAGTCTGTGCGCCTTCTTAGGCCTCCTTTCTCCCAAATGCCCACCCACTTCCGCTCCTCAATCCTTCCTCTCCCTGGCTCCCATGAGCCTCGACCCCTTAGAATCCAAACCTACTACTCAAGAGCTCCTGTGCCCGGTGAGGCTTGGGATCCTGAGGGGGAAACGCGAGCCCTGGCTGCCGTGACAGAGACCACTCGAAGGATTCAGGGCATCCTAGCAG TTCTCCCGGTACAAGGACCTCTGCTCCTGAGTCGAGACCCTGCACAATACTGCCACGCCGTCTGGGGAGACCCAGATACCCCTAACTACCAAAG GTGCAGCATCTTGAACCCAGGGTACAAAGGAGAGAGTTGCCTTGGAGCAAAG ATTCCAGATGCCCACCTGCGTGGTTATTCCTTGTGGCCAGAGCATGGTCTGCCCCAGCTAATCCAACCAGATGGCCCCGGAGTCCAAAATGCTGACTTTCTCCTGTATGTGCAGGTTGCCCACACTTCCAAGTGTCACAAAGAG CCCTCTGTCATAGCCTATGCTGCCTGCTGCCAGCTGGACTCAGAAGACAGGCCCCTCGCTGGTACCATCGTCTACTGTGGCCAACATCTCAGAAGCCCAACACTCAGCCATGATGATATTGTCATG GCTACACTACATGAACTGCTGCATGCCCTGGGTTTTTCTGGACAGCTCTTCAAGATGTGGCGAGACTGTCCATCAGGACTCAGTG CTAGAGAGAATTGTTCTACGAGGAAACAGGTGACCCGGCGAGATGAACGGGGACAACTGCTTCTCACCACCCCAGCTGTCAGCCACAGCCTAGCCAAACACTTGGGGGTGCCTGGGACTTTGCAGGGAGCTCCTTTGGAAGAAAAG GGCTCTTTGTCTTCACACTGGGAATCCAGATTACTTCAGGGATCTATAATGACTGCTACCTTCCATGGTGCCCAGCACACTCGACTTGACCCAGTAACCCTTGCTGCTTTTGAAGATTCAGGCTGGTACCAGGTCAACCACAGTGCCGCAGAGGAACTTTTGTGGGGCCAGG GCTCTGGTCCAGACTTTGGCCTGGTGAGCACATGCAGGACTGGATCCTCAGATTTCTTCTGCACCGGCAG TGGCCTGGGCTGTCACTACTTGCACCTGGACAAGGGAAGCTGTGACTCTGACTCAACACTAGAAGGCTGCCGCATatacaaacccttagccaaaggG AGTGAATGCTGGAAGGAAGAGAATGGACTCCACACCAGAGCGGAGAACCCCCACGGGGAGATCTACCATAGGCACAGTCGCTGCTTCCTTGCCAAccttacctcccaagtgctctcCAAACACACCAGCCAACCCTCAACAGCTCCGGATCTTGAAGATCCCACAGGCTGTTGCTATTTACATCAGTGCACCCACAAGGGAGCCTACGAGGTGCAAGTGGAGGGATCACCGTGGATCCCCTGCCTTCCGGGGAAGGCTGTTCAG ATCCCTGGCTACGACGGTCTTCTCTACTGTCCCCAAGGCCGGCTGTGTCTGAGGGATGAAGGTGCCAGGGCTGCCACTTCTCAACCGATGAGCTTTACAACCCAAGACCTGCTATCCCAGCTGTCTCTAAGGTTAACGGGGACCCCAGGCCACTCTCTggggaaaggacagagagaagagCTTGCTGAGGTCGTTCTGCAGGCCCTGGTGATGAGAGCTGGCACTAGCAG GTGTTATTTCCACAGCCCGACCATCACCACCAGCTTGGTGTTCACTGTGAGTATGTGGAAGTCTCCTGGCTGCCATGGACCTTCCGTTGCTATGCTACACaggaccctgaccctgaccctacaGATGAAGCCCCTCCAAGTACACCATGGAGAAGCCATCTTTACCACAGACTACAGCAA GCTGTGGACTTCCTTGGACCATAACCCCTCTATGACTGAGCTACTTCTGTCCACTGGATTCTGCCTTCTGGTGTTAATTCTGGTGGGTGCACTGGGAACTTTGGCTTACCAGAAACGGGCTATGCTCCAAGTGGCACCATCTACCACTTAA
- the Gm29776 gene encoding leishmanolysin-like peptidase 2 isoform X1 has protein sequence MKMWRLLLLGVATGRCLHEETQKSVRLLRPPFSQMPTHFRSSILPLPGSHEPRPLRIQTYYSRAPVPGEAWDPEGETRALAAVTETTRRIQGILAVLPVQGPLLLSRDPAQYCHAVWGDPDTPNYQRCSILNPGYKGESCLGAKIPDAHLRGYSLWPEHGLPQLIQPDGPGVQNADFLLYVQVAHTSKCHKEPSVIAYAACCQLDSEDRPLAGTIVYCGQHLRSPTLSHDDIVMATLHELLHALGFSGQLFKMWRDCPSGLSARENCSTRKQVTRRDERGQLLLTTPAVSHSLAKHLGVPGTLQGAPLEEKQGSLSSHWESRLLQGSIMTATFHGAQHTRLDPVTLAAFEDSGWYQVNHSAAEELLWGQGSGPDFGLVSTCRTGSSDFFCTGSGLGCHYLHLDKGSCDSDSTLEGCRIYKPLAKGVSAPRKRRSRPKRCQLLGITLFGPFL, from the exons ATGAAGATGTGGCGGCTACTCCTCCTTGGGGTGGCCACAGGCAGATGTCTGCATGAGGAGACCCAGAAGTCTGTGCGCCTTCTTAGGCCTCCTTTCTCCCAAATGCCCACCCACTTCCGCTCCTCAATCCTTCCTCTCCCTGGCTCCCATGAGCCTCGACCCCTTAGAATCCAAACCTACTACTCAAGAGCTCCTGTGCCCGGTGAGGCTTGGGATCCTGAGGGGGAAACGCGAGCCCTGGCTGCCGTGACAGAGACCACTCGAAGGATTCAGGGCATCCTAGCAG TTCTCCCGGTACAAGGACCTCTGCTCCTGAGTCGAGACCCTGCACAATACTGCCACGCCGTCTGGGGAGACCCAGATACCCCTAACTACCAAAG GTGCAGCATCTTGAACCCAGGGTACAAAGGAGAGAGTTGCCTTGGAGCAAAG ATTCCAGATGCCCACCTGCGTGGTTATTCCTTGTGGCCAGAGCATGGTCTGCCCCAGCTAATCCAACCAGATGGCCCCGGAGTCCAAAATGCTGACTTTCTCCTGTATGTGCAGGTTGCCCACACTTCCAAGTGTCACAAAGAG CCCTCTGTCATAGCCTATGCTGCCTGCTGCCAGCTGGACTCAGAAGACAGGCCCCTCGCTGGTACCATCGTCTACTGTGGCCAACATCTCAGAAGCCCAACACTCAGCCATGATGATATTGTCATG GCTACACTACATGAACTGCTGCATGCCCTGGGTTTTTCTGGACAGCTCTTCAAGATGTGGCGAGACTGTCCATCAGGACTCAGTG CTAGAGAGAATTGTTCTACGAGGAAACAGGTGACCCGGCGAGATGAACGGGGACAACTGCTTCTCACCACCCCAGCTGTCAGCCACAGCCTAGCCAAACACTTGGGGGTGCCTGGGACTTTGCAGGGAGCTCCTTTGGAAGAAAAG CAGGGCTCTTTGTCTTCACACTGGGAATCCAGATTACTTCAGGGATCTATAATGACTGCTACCTTCCATGGTGCCCAGCACACTCGACTTGACCCAGTAACCCTTGCTGCTTTTGAAGATTCAGGCTGGTACCAGGTCAACCACAGTGCCGCAGAGGAACTTTTGTGGGGCCAGG GCTCTGGTCCAGACTTTGGCCTGGTGAGCACATGCAGGACTGGATCCTCAGATTTCTTCTGCACCGGCAG TGGCCTGGGCTGTCACTACTTGCACCTGGACAAGGGAAGCTGTGACTCTGACTCAACACTAGAAGGCTGCCGCATatacaaacccttagccaaaggGGTGAGTGCACCACGGAAGAGGCGGAGCAGGCCCAAGAGGTGTCAACTTCTCGGCATCACGCTGTTCGGTCCTTTTCTCTGA